Proteins encoded in a region of the Rhizobium sp. CC-YZS058 genome:
- a CDS encoding NADH-quinone oxidoreductase subunit D, with amino-acid sequence MNEHNIRNFNINFGPQHPAAHGVLRLVLELDGEIVERVDPHIGLLHRGTEKLIEAKTYLQAVPYFDRLDYVAPMNQEHAFALAVERLTGTEVPIRGQLIRVLYSEIGRILSHLLNVTTQAMDVGALTPPLWGFEEREKLMVFYERASGARMHAAYFRPGGVHQDLPHELVEDIGKWIDPFLKTVDDIDELLTGNRIFKQRNVDIGVVSLKECWEWGFSGVMVRGSGAAWDLRKSQPYECYADMDFDIPIGKNGDCYDRYLIRMIEMRESAKIMRQCVNRLLGDAKVGPVSSLDGKVVPPKRGEMKRSMEALIHHFKLYTEGYHVPAGEVYAAVEAPKGEFGVYVVSDGTNKPYRCKIRAPGYAHLQAMDHICRGHQLADVSAILGSLDIVFGEVDR; translated from the coding sequence ATGAACGAACACAATATCCGCAACTTCAACATCAACTTCGGCCCCCAGCACCCCGCCGCCCATGGCGTGTTGCGGTTGGTGCTGGAGTTGGACGGGGAGATCGTCGAGCGGGTCGATCCGCATATCGGGCTTCTGCATCGCGGGACCGAGAAGCTGATCGAGGCGAAGACCTATCTCCAGGCCGTGCCCTATTTCGACCGGCTCGATTATGTCGCGCCGATGAACCAGGAGCACGCCTTCGCGCTTGCCGTCGAGCGGCTGACGGGCACGGAAGTGCCGATCCGCGGCCAGCTGATCCGCGTCCTCTATTCGGAAATCGGCCGTATCCTCTCGCATCTCCTGAACGTGACGACGCAGGCCATGGACGTCGGCGCGCTGACGCCGCCGCTCTGGGGCTTCGAGGAGCGCGAGAAGCTGATGGTGTTCTACGAGCGTGCCTCGGGCGCGCGCATGCACGCCGCCTATTTCCGTCCGGGCGGCGTCCACCAGGACCTGCCGCACGAGCTCGTCGAGGACATCGGCAAGTGGATCGACCCGTTCCTGAAGACCGTCGACGATATCGACGAGCTCTTGACCGGCAACCGCATCTTCAAGCAGCGCAACGTCGATATCGGCGTGGTCAGCCTCAAGGAGTGCTGGGAATGGGGCTTCTCGGGCGTCATGGTCCGCGGCTCGGGTGCCGCCTGGGACCTGCGCAAGTCGCAGCCCTATGAATGCTATGCCGACATGGATTTCGACATTCCGATCGGCAAGAACGGCGACTGCTACGACCGCTACCTGATCCGCATGATCGAAATGCGCGAATCCGCCAAGATCATGCGCCAGTGCGTGAACCGGCTGCTGGGCGATGCCAAGGTCGGCCCGGTCTCCTCGCTCGATGGGAAGGTCGTGCCGCCGAAGCGGGGCGAGATGAAGCGCTCGATGGAAGCGCTGATCCACCACTTCAAGCTCTATACGGAAGGCTATCACGTACCGGCCGGTGAGGTTTATGCGGCTGTCGAGGCGCCGAAGGGCGAGTTTGGCGTCTATGTCGTTTCCGACGGCACCAACAAGCCTTATCGCTGCAAGATCCGGGCGCCGGGCTATGCGCATCTGCAGGCCATGGACCATATCTGTCGCGGGCACCAGCTTGCCGACGTGTCGGCCATTCTCGGCTCGCTCGACATCGTCTTCGGCGAGGTCGACCGCTGA
- a CDS encoding CAP-Gly domain protein, translating to MINFHVGQKVVCIDDTFKHVSIDQGIRKGQIYTIRWVGPYSHYVDGEFIGVKLEEIHRGNDDGPEGYGAADMPYRATRFRPLLKDRLSALKNLLAPTPKGETPYMPSAPEEPKRAAPVREREKEKEKSRL from the coding sequence ATGATCAATTTCCATGTCGGTCAGAAGGTCGTCTGCATCGACGACACGTTCAAGCATGTCTCGATCGACCAGGGCATCCGCAAGGGTCAGATCTATACGATCCGCTGGGTGGGGCCCTACAGCCATTATGTCGATGGCGAGTTCATCGGCGTCAAGCTGGAAGAGATCCACCGCGGCAATGACGACGGCCCGGAGGGATACGGCGCCGCCGACATGCCCTACCGCGCCACGCGCTTCCGCCCGCTGCTGAAAGACCGGCTTTCCGCACTGAAGAACCTGCTCGCGCCAACGCCGAAAGGCGAAACGCCCTATATGCCTTCCGCGCCGGAAGAGCCGAAGCGCGCTGCACCTGTGCGTGAGCGGGAGAAGGAAAAGGAAAAGAGCAGGCTGTAG
- the nuoE gene encoding NADH-quinone oxidoreductase subunit NuoE, giving the protein MSVRRLADENVQPTGFAFSEANSSWAEATIRKYPAGRQQSAVIPLLMRAQEQDGWVTKAAIETVADMLAMPYIRVLEVATFYTQFQLKPIGTRAHVQVCGTTPCMLRGSEELISLCKRKIHPEPLHQNESGTLSWEEVECQGACVNAPMVMIFKDSYEDLTVERLEQIIDAFEAGRGAEITPGPQIERVYSAPIDGLTTLTTEPKPQRNQVTEAAAPASGTEGAAVPPSEAGRPKSTDAETNPTMKTPHTAKGEAAANAKSEGGNADTGKPEPTVAPASSGLNHPAADTDKKTDGKA; this is encoded by the coding sequence ATGTCCGTTCGTCGTCTAGCCGATGAGAATGTCCAGCCGACCGGCTTTGCCTTCAGCGAAGCCAATTCCAGCTGGGCCGAAGCCACGATCCGCAAATATCCCGCGGGACGCCAGCAGTCGGCGGTCATCCCGCTCCTGATGCGGGCCCAGGAACAGGATGGCTGGGTCACCAAGGCCGCCATCGAGACCGTCGCGGACATGCTGGCCATGCCCTATATCCGCGTGCTCGAGGTTGCGACCTTCTACACCCAGTTCCAGCTCAAGCCGATCGGGACACGGGCGCATGTGCAGGTTTGCGGCACGACGCCCTGCATGCTGCGCGGCTCGGAAGAGCTGATCAGCCTCTGCAAACGCAAGATCCATCCCGAGCCCCTGCACCAGAACGAGAGCGGCACGCTCTCCTGGGAAGAGGTCGAATGTCAGGGCGCCTGCGTCAATGCGCCGATGGTGATGATCTTCAAGGACAGCTATGAGGATCTGACGGTCGAGCGGCTTGAGCAGATCATCGATGCGTTCGAGGCCGGCCGTGGCGCCGAGATCACGCCCGGCCCGCAGATCGAGCGGGTCTATTCCGCACCGATCGACGGCCTGACGACGCTGACCACCGAGCCGAAGCCGCAGCGCAACCAGGTGACCGAAGCGGCGGCGCCGGCCTCCGGCACCGAGGGCGCGGCCGTTCCGCCATCGGAGGCTGGCCGGCCGAAGAGCACGGATGCCGAGACGAACCCGACGATGAAGACGCCGCATACGGCAAAGGGCGAAGCGGCGGCGAATGCCAAGAGCGAAGGCGGCAACGCCGACACCGGCAAGCCCGAGCCGACGGTGGCCCCGGCCAGCTCCGGCTTGAACCACCCGGCCGCGGACACGGACAAGAAGACGGACGGGAAAGCCTGA
- the nuoF gene encoding NADH-quinone oxidoreductase subunit NuoF, translating to MLDDKDRIFTNLYGLHDKSLKGAMARGHWDGTKQILEKGRDWIINEMKASGLRGRGGAGFPTGLKWSFMPKESDGRPHYLVVNADESEPGTCKDRDIMRHDPHTLIEGCVIASFAMGAHAAYIYVRGEYMREREALQAAIDECYDAGLLGANNKLGWDMEIFVHHGAGAYICGEETALLESLEGKKGQPRLKPPFPANMGLYGCPTTVNNVESIAVAPTILRRGAGWFSAIGRPNNVGTKLFMVSGHVNKPCTVEEAMGIPFRELIERHCGGIRGGWDNLLAVIPGGSSCPVVKAEDIADAPMDFDGMREVKSSFGTAAVIVMDRSTDIIKAIWRLAAFYKHESCGQCTPCREGTGWMMRVMERMVQGRAQKREIDMLFDVTKQVEGHTICALGDAAAWPIQGLIRNFRPEMEKRIDEYTRNASSHGAVLQAAE from the coding sequence ATGCTAGACGATAAAGATCGCATCTTCACCAATCTCTACGGCCTGCACGACAAGTCGCTGAAGGGCGCCATGGCGCGTGGCCACTGGGACGGGACGAAACAGATCCTGGAGAAGGGCCGCGACTGGATCATCAACGAGATGAAGGCTTCCGGCCTTCGCGGCCGCGGCGGCGCTGGCTTCCCGACCGGTCTGAAATGGTCCTTCATGCCGAAGGAGAGCGACGGCCGCCCGCATTACCTCGTCGTCAATGCGGATGAGTCGGAGCCCGGCACCTGCAAGGACCGCGACATCATGCGTCACGATCCGCATACGCTGATCGAAGGCTGCGTGATCGCGAGCTTCGCCATGGGCGCGCATGCCGCCTATATCTATGTGCGCGGCGAATATATGCGCGAGCGCGAGGCCCTGCAGGCGGCGATCGACGAATGCTATGATGCAGGCCTGCTCGGCGCGAACAACAAGCTCGGCTGGGACATGGAGATCTTCGTCCACCATGGCGCCGGCGCCTATATCTGCGGCGAAGAGACCGCGCTGCTCGAGAGCCTGGAAGGCAAAAAAGGCCAGCCGCGCCTGAAGCCGCCGTTCCCGGCCAATATGGGCCTCTATGGCTGCCCGACGACGGTCAACAATGTCGAATCGATCGCGGTCGCGCCGACCATCCTGCGCCGCGGCGCCGGCTGGTTCTCGGCCATCGGCCGTCCGAACAATGTCGGCACGAAGCTGTTCATGGTCTCCGGCCATGTCAACAAGCCCTGCACGGTGGAAGAAGCCATGGGCATTCCCTTCCGCGAGCTGATCGAGCGCCATTGCGGTGGCATTCGCGGCGGCTGGGACAATCTGCTCGCCGTCATCCCCGGCGGCTCGTCCTGTCCGGTCGTGAAGGCCGAAGACATCGCCGATGCGCCGATGGATTTCGACGGCATGCGCGAGGTGAAGTCCTCCTTCGGCACGGCGGCCGTCATCGTCATGGATCGCTCGACGGACATCATCAAGGCGATCTGGCGGCTTGCGGCTTTCTACAAGCACGAGAGCTGTGGCCAGTGCACCCCCTGCCGCGAAGGCACGGGCTGGATGATGCGGGTCATGGAGCGCATGGTGCAGGGTCGCGCGCAGAAGCGCGAGATCGACATGCTGTTCGACGTGACGAAGCAGGTGGAAGGCCACACGATCTGCGCGCTGGGGGATGCGGCCGCCTGGCCGATCCAGGGCCTGATCCGTAACTTCCGCCCGG
- a CDS encoding DUF4174 domain-containing protein, producing MFKSLVTEVLGVGVDPEQQGASLKDYEWRSRVLIIFSDEEGTEAGRQASLLLARPDALRERDLVVLEIAGGLVRGLYGAADELSAEAIRADCDVAPGFFSLVLVGKDGSIKLRNDHVTPPDEIFARIDSMPMRRAEAQH from the coding sequence ATGTTCAAGTCACTGGTGACGGAAGTGCTCGGCGTCGGTGTCGACCCGGAGCAGCAGGGCGCGAGCCTGAAGGATTATGAATGGCGCAGCCGCGTGCTCATCATCTTCTCCGACGAGGAGGGAACGGAGGCAGGCCGGCAGGCGAGCCTGCTTCTTGCCCGGCCGGATGCGTTGCGCGAGCGCGATCTCGTGGTTCTGGAAATCGCTGGCGGCCTCGTTCGCGGCCTCTATGGTGCCGCCGATGAGCTGAGTGCCGAGGCAATCCGCGCCGATTGCGACGTCGCGCCGGGCTTCTTCAGTCTGGTGCTGGTCGGCAAGGATGGCAGCATCAAACTGCGAAACGACCATGTCACGCCGCCGGACGAGATTTTCGCGCGGATCGATTCCATGCCGATGCGCCGCGCCGAAGCGCAGCACTGA
- a CDS encoding four helix bundle protein, with translation MGGERIASYRDLKVWQLAIDISIECYDLTQTLPRSELFGMTSQIRRSSVSIAANIAEGYGRESRSGFIQFLKIAQGSLKELETHLIIASRVGLLAEADCDPLLGKCEENGRMISGLIRAIERKQREE, from the coding sequence TTGGGCGGGGAAAGGATCGCATCCTATCGCGATTTGAAGGTCTGGCAGTTGGCCATCGATATCAGCATTGAATGCTACGACCTGACCCAGACCCTTCCGAGATCGGAGCTGTTCGGGATGACCAGCCAGATACGGCGCTCATCCGTTTCGATTGCGGCGAATATTGCTGAGGGCTACGGAAGGGAAAGTCGAAGCGGGTTCATTCAGTTTCTGAAGATCGCGCAGGGTTCCCTGAAGGAACTGGAAACGCATCTGATTATAGCCTCGCGCGTGGGTCTCTTGGCGGAAGCCGACTGTGATCCGCTGCTCGGCAAATGCGAAGAGAATGGAAGAATGATCAGTGGTCTGATCCGCGCTATCGAGCGCAAGCAGAGAGAGGAATGA
- a CDS encoding NADH-quinone oxidoreductase subunit A: MTDLLGSYIPIAIFIGISLVIGLALLAAPFAVAFKAPDSEKLSAYECGFNAFDDARMKFDIRFYLVSILFIIFDLEVAFLFPWAVAFKGMGWFGFWSMMAFLFVLTIGFIYEWKKGALEWE, encoded by the coding sequence ATGACAGACCTTCTCGGTTCCTATATCCCGATCGCGATCTTCATCGGCATCTCTCTCGTGATCGGCCTGGCGCTGCTGGCAGCGCCCTTTGCGGTCGCCTTCAAGGCGCCCGACTCCGAGAAGCTCTCCGCCTATGAGTGCGGATTCAATGCCTTTGACGATGCACGCATGAAGTTCGACATCCGCTTCTATCTGGTGTCGATCCTCTTCATCATCTTCGATCTCGAAGTGGCCTTCCTCTTCCCCTGGGCTGTCGCCTTCAAGGGCATGGGCTGGTTCGGCTTCTGGTCGATGATGGCCTTCCTCTTCGTGCTGACCATCGGCTTCATCTATGAATGGAAGAAGGGAGCGCTCGAATGGGAGTAG
- a CDS encoding NADH-quinone oxidoreductase subunit C: MSDALNSLATYIRESRGGLITEATFAYGELTLETRGETLLELIAFLRDDPRCGFISIIDVCGVDYPGRAERFDVVYHFLSPKQNLRIRVKVATAEDEPVPSLCGLFPGADWFEREAYDMYGILFTGHPDLRRILTDYGFEGYPLRKDFPLTGYVEVRYNDEAKRVVYEPVELKQEFRNFDFLSPWEGTDYVLPGDEKGNK; encoded by the coding sequence ATGAGCGACGCTCTGAACAGCCTTGCCACCTATATTCGCGAAAGCCGCGGCGGCCTGATCACCGAAGCGACCTTCGCCTATGGCGAGCTGACGCTGGAGACCCGCGGCGAGACGCTTCTCGAGCTGATCGCCTTCCTGCGCGACGATCCGCGCTGCGGCTTCATCTCGATCATCGATGTCTGCGGCGTCGATTACCCGGGCCGCGCTGAGCGCTTCGACGTCGTCTACCACTTCCTCTCGCCGAAGCAGAACCTGCGCATCCGCGTCAAGGTCGCGACGGCGGAAGACGAGCCGGTTCCCTCGCTCTGCGGCCTTTTTCCCGGGGCCGACTGGTTCGAGCGCGAAGCCTACGACATGTATGGCATCCTCTTCACCGGCCACCCGGACCTGCGCCGCATCCTCACCGACTACGGGTTCGAGGGCTATCCGCTGCGCAAGGACTTCCCGCTGACCGGCTATGTGGAAGTGCGCTACAACGACGAAGCCAAGCGGGTTGTCTATGAGCCCGTCGAACTGAAACAGGAATTCCGCAACTTCGACTTTCTCTCCCCCTGGGAAGGCACGGATTATGTGCTGCCGGGGGATGAGAAGGGGAATAAGTGA
- a CDS encoding sensor histidine kinase, with product MGEAEKALEPKRKLARPATLVAFAALFFSAVMALVALMVWQNYRAAVTAGEARALASAHVVAAHVEWMFAASDQALRRIDDALGDGPLSDDAPSIKDITQAVGDLPVGFEYSVFDDAGILRLSSLERSETTRIGDRDYFRSLKDGKTVIVSPQLSDRLTGSTAFVIARRIARNGVFRGVASIAIPLARINQFWSSMALGPHSTVSIVREDGWVVARHPSIAKPLNIASSPLFTTWLPQSPSGVYHNAASPADGRGRIVGYWRVEGWPLVAIAGVDDSEAMEMFWSGLRSQFVLGLPLVFLLLLSATWIARLLRAYALRNEELELSIEQNNFLLREIHHRVKNNLQAVSALVRLQPLPETARTDMIRRISAMVAVHEQIYRNDQFADVEVAAYAERLIREIAAGYPGAVDLDVALEPVAVKPDHALPLGLIINEVVSNAFKHAFAITGRGRLTARLTHDGAGRACLTIADDGPGLPAEVGRGGMGSRLIGGFVAQLGGSYRYESEGGTRFVMEFPAMAASPAEQGALSWS from the coding sequence GTGGGCGAAGCCGAAAAAGCCTTGGAGCCGAAGCGCAAGCTGGCGAGACCGGCGACGCTGGTTGCCTTTGCCGCGCTGTTTTTCTCGGCCGTCATGGCGCTGGTGGCGCTGATGGTCTGGCAGAATTACCGCGCCGCCGTCACGGCCGGTGAGGCACGGGCGCTTGCCTCCGCCCATGTTGTCGCCGCCCATGTCGAATGGATGTTCGCAGCCAGCGATCAGGCGCTGCGCCGGATCGACGACGCCCTGGGCGATGGCCCGCTTTCCGACGACGCGCCGAGCATCAAGGACATTACGCAGGCGGTCGGCGATCTTCCGGTCGGCTTCGAATATTCGGTCTTTGACGACGCGGGCATCCTGCGTCTCTCCAGTCTGGAGCGGTCGGAGACGACCCGGATCGGCGATCGCGATTACTTCCGATCGCTCAAGGACGGAAAGACCGTCATCGTCTCGCCGCAGCTCTCGGATCGCCTGACGGGCTCGACCGCCTTCGTCATCGCCCGGCGCATCGCCCGGAACGGCGTGTTTCGCGGTGTCGCGAGCATTGCCATTCCGCTGGCGCGCATCAATCAGTTCTGGAGCTCCATGGCGCTCGGCCCGCATTCCACGGTCTCGATCGTGCGCGAGGATGGCTGGGTCGTCGCCCGCCACCCGTCCATAGCAAAGCCGCTCAACATCGCCTCGTCGCCGCTGTTCACAACCTGGCTGCCGCAGAGCCCCAGCGGCGTCTATCACAATGCGGCGTCGCCGGCAGATGGTCGGGGCCGAATCGTCGGCTATTGGCGCGTGGAAGGCTGGCCGCTCGTCGCGATCGCCGGCGTGGATGATTCCGAAGCCATGGAGATGTTCTGGAGCGGCTTGCGCTCGCAGTTCGTGCTCGGCTTGCCGCTCGTCTTCCTGCTTCTCCTGAGTGCGACCTGGATCGCCCGCCTGCTGCGCGCCTATGCGCTGCGCAACGAAGAACTGGAGCTCTCGATCGAGCAGAACAATTTCCTGCTTCGCGAAATCCATCACCGGGTGAAGAACAATCTGCAGGCGGTCTCGGCGCTCGTCCGTCTCCAGCCGCTGCCCGAAACGGCGCGGACCGACATGATTCGCCGGATCTCGGCCATGGTCGCTGTCCATGAGCAGATCTACCGCAACGACCAGTTCGCCGATGTCGAGGTGGCGGCCTATGCCGAACGTTTGATCCGCGAGATCGCCGCCGGCTATCCGGGTGCGGTGGATCTGGACGTGGCGCTCGAGCCGGTGGCGGTGAAGCCGGATCACGCCTTGCCGCTCGGCCTCATCATCAATGAGGTGGTCTCGAACGCCTTCAAACATGCCTTTGCAATCACCGGCCGCGGCCGCCTGACCGCGCGTCTGACACATGATGGCGCCGGGCGTGCCTGCCTGACCATTGCCGATGATGGCCCCGGCCTGCCGGCGGAGGTCGGGCGCGGTGGCATGGGCAGTCGCCTCATCGGTGGCTTCGTGGCACAGCTCGGCGGCAGCTACCGCTATGAGAGCGAGGGCGGCACCCGTTTCGTCATGGAGTTCCCCGCCATGGCGGCAAGCCCGGCCGAGCAGGGCGCACTCTCCTGGTCCTGA
- a CDS encoding NADH-quinone oxidoreductase subunit B, giving the protein MGVATTNTTGTLVSPAPKGIIDPNTGKPLGANDPFFGEINNELADKGFLVTSTDELINWARTGSLMWMTFGLACCAVEMMQMSMPRYDAERFGFAPRASPRQSDVMIVAGTLTNKMAPALRKVYDQMPEPRYVISMGSCANGGGYYHYSYSVVRGCDRVVPVDIYVPGCPPTAEALLYGVLMLQKKIRRTGTIER; this is encoded by the coding sequence ATGGGAGTAGCAACCACGAACACCACCGGCACGCTGGTCTCGCCGGCGCCGAAGGGGATCATCGATCCCAACACCGGCAAGCCGCTCGGCGCCAACGACCCGTTCTTCGGCGAGATCAACAACGAGCTCGCCGACAAGGGCTTTCTGGTCACCTCGACCGACGAGCTGATCAACTGGGCCCGGACCGGTTCGCTGATGTGGATGACCTTCGGTCTCGCCTGCTGCGCGGTCGAGATGATGCAGATGTCCATGCCGCGCTACGACGCCGAGCGCTTCGGTTTCGCGCCGCGCGCCTCGCCGCGCCAGTCGGACGTGATGATCGTCGCCGGCACGCTGACCAACAAGATGGCGCCGGCGCTGCGCAAGGTCTATGACCAGATGCCGGAGCCGCGCTACGTCATTTCGATGGGCTCCTGCGCGAATGGCGGCGGCTACTACCACTATTCCTATTCGGTGGTGCGCGGCTGCGATCGCGTCGTGCCGGTGGATATCTATGTTCCGGGCTGTCCTCCGACGGCGGAAGCGCTGCTTTACGGCGTGCTGATGCTGCAGAAGAAGATTCGCCGGACGGGAACGATCGAGCGCTGA